The DNA region CCTCGTGGCGCTGGTCCTGGTCGGCCAACCCGCGATGCGAGCGCAGGCGGGGGCCCCTGCCAAGGGCCCGCAGATCGTGATGGAGACCGACAAGGGCACGATCGTCATCCAGACGTGGCCCGACAAGGCGCCCAAGACGGTGGCGCACATCGTCGATCTCGTGAAGAAGAACTTCTACAACGCGCAGCGCATCCACCGCGTCGTGAAGGGACAACTGGTGCAGTGGGGCGACAAGATGTCGCGCGACATGACCTACCGCGAGTGGTGGGGGCGCAGCCCGGGCGGCAGCAGCGGCCAGCCGATCGGCGTCGCAGAGTTCACCAAGGGCCTCAAGCACCGCCCCGGCAGCGTCTCGATGGCGCACTCGGGCAACCCCGCCGCCGCCGACAGCCAGATCTTCATCTGCCTCTCGGCGATGCCCAACCTCGATGGCAAGCACGTGATCTTCGGCGAGGTCACGCAGGGCCTCGACGTCGCCAACAAGCTGGCCGTCGCCGATCGCCTGAAGCGGGTGACGGTGAAATAGGCTCAGGGCTCGAGGCTCACGGCTCAGAAAGCACGAGTCCGGGCCAGGGCGCAGAAACCCTGTCGACTAGCCGAGGGCCAGGCCGCCCCGTCCTTCGACTGCCGACAACGCCACGAGATGCTGAGTGACCTTCGACATTCGCGGCATTCCCGGCATCCCGGAATGACAGGAATCAGAAGAGCCCTTCCGTCCTGATCACGTCGGCCAGGTGCGGGAAGCGCTCGACGAAGGTGCGCGGGAACGGCGCCTCGACCGGGTCGCCG from Luteitalea sp. TBR-22 includes:
- a CDS encoding peptidylprolyl isomerase, with amino-acid sequence MSRMLSLGVLLVALVLVGQPAMRAQAGAPAKGPQIVMETDKGTIVIQTWPDKAPKTVAHIVDLVKKNFYNAQRIHRVVKGQLVQWGDKMSRDMTYREWWGRSPGGSSGQPIGVAEFTKGLKHRPGSVSMAHSGNPAAADSQIFICLSAMPNLDGKHVIFGEVTQGLDVANKLAVADRLKRVTVK